In a single window of the Pseudogemmatithrix spongiicola genome:
- the pufB gene encoding light-harvesting antenna LH1, beta subunit, with the protein MSDKGMTEEEARAFHGYFVMGFIGFTAVAIVAHFLAWSWRPWL; encoded by the coding sequence ATGAGTGACAAGGGCATGACGGAAGAGGAAGCCCGAGCCTTTCACGGCTATTTCGTGATGGGGTTCATCGGCTTCACGGCAGTGGCCATCGTGGCACACTTCCTCGCCTGGTCGTGGCGTCCGTGGCTTTGA
- the pufA gene encoding light-harvesting antenna LH1, alpha subunit yields MHRIWLSFDPRRVMVALTGFLAVLALLIHFILLSSNRFSWIENGTLPAAQAPVGASSPMAAAEMAPLPAGR; encoded by the coding sequence ATGCACCGCATTTGGTTGTCGTTCGACCCGCGGCGCGTGATGGTGGCCCTGACGGGCTTCCTCGCGGTGCTGGCACTTCTGATCCACTTCATCCTGCTGAGCTCGAACCGGTTCTCCTGGATCGAGAATGGGACGCTTCCGGCCGCGCAAGCGCCGGTGGGTGCCTCGTCCCCGATGGCCGCCGCCGAGATGGCGCCGCTGCCGGCGGGCCGGTAA
- the pufM gene encoding photosynthetic reaction center subunit M, which translates to MLEYQNLFTRVQVRHAPDMGLPVDTTFGQRYGTGWFSYWMGKLGDAQIGPIYLGPWGIWSLFFGFVAIEIIGLNFFVQVDWSPVEFIRQLPWLALEPPPPEYGLRFPPLRQGGWYLIAGFFLTISIFLWWVRTYRRARALGMGTHLAWAFGSAIFLYLSFFFQPLFLGSWSEMVPFGIFAHLDWTSAFSIRYGNLYYNPFHALSIAFLYGSALLFAMHGATILAVSRLGGEREIEQITDRGTAAERSAIFWRWTMGWNATMESIHRWAWWFAVLTTFTGGIGILLTGTVVDNWYLWAVKHGVAPQYPAQNTLTPEQLEKLRGQYMGRMQNGYPTYVVPAPAAPMDSMAAPTTTAPAGGTR; encoded by the coding sequence ATGCTTGAATACCAGAATCTCTTCACGCGCGTCCAAGTCCGACACGCGCCCGACATGGGCCTTCCGGTGGACACGACCTTCGGCCAGCGCTACGGCACGGGGTGGTTCTCCTACTGGATGGGCAAGCTCGGCGATGCGCAGATCGGCCCGATCTATCTCGGCCCCTGGGGCATCTGGTCGCTGTTCTTCGGCTTCGTGGCGATCGAGATCATCGGCCTGAACTTCTTCGTGCAGGTGGATTGGAGCCCGGTGGAGTTCATCCGCCAGCTGCCATGGCTCGCGCTGGAACCGCCGCCGCCGGAGTACGGGCTGCGCTTCCCGCCGCTGCGCCAGGGCGGATGGTACCTGATCGCCGGCTTCTTCCTGACGATCAGCATCTTCCTCTGGTGGGTTCGCACGTACCGCCGCGCCCGCGCGCTCGGCATGGGCACGCACCTCGCCTGGGCGTTCGGGTCGGCGATCTTCCTCTACCTGAGCTTCTTCTTCCAGCCGCTGTTCCTCGGCAGCTGGAGCGAGATGGTGCCGTTCGGGATCTTCGCGCACCTCGACTGGACGAGCGCGTTCTCGATCCGCTACGGCAACCTCTACTACAATCCGTTCCACGCGCTGTCAATCGCCTTCCTGTATGGATCGGCGCTGCTCTTCGCGATGCACGGCGCGACGATCCTCGCGGTGAGCCGCCTGGGCGGCGAGCGCGAGATCGAGCAGATCACGGACCGCGGCACGGCGGCCGAGCGTTCGGCGATCTTCTGGCGCTGGACGATGGGCTGGAACGCGACGATGGAGTCGATCCATCGCTGGGCCTGGTGGTTCGCGGTGCTGACGACCTTCACGGGCGGCATCGGCATCCTGCTCACGGGCACGGTGGTGGACAACTGGTATCTCTGGGCCGTGAAGCACGGCGTGGCGCCGCAGTATCCGGCGCAGAACACGCTGACGCCGGAGCAGCTCGAGAAGCTGCGCGGCCAGTACATGGGCCGCATGCAGAACGGCTATCCGACGTATGTCGTGCCGGCACCCGCCGCGCCGATGGATTCGATGGCGGCTCCCACGACCACCGCTCCGGCGGGAGGGACTCGATAA
- the pufL gene encoding photosynthetic reaction center subunit L — protein sequence MAMLDFEKKYRVRGGTLLGGDLFDFWFGPFYVGFFGVTTIFFTALGTLLIIYGAAIGPTWNIWQINIAPPDLSYGLGMAPLAEGGLWQIITFCAVGAFVSWALRQAEISRKLGMGMHIPWAYSVAVLAYVTLVIIRPVLLGAWGHGFPYGIFSHLDWVSNVGYQYLHFHYNPAHMIAITFFFTTCLALAMHGSLILSVTNPKKGEPVKTSEHENVFFRDFLGYSIGAIGIHRLGLFLALSAGIWSAICIVISGPFWTKGWPEWWGWWLNLPIWR from the coding sequence ATGGCGATGCTCGACTTTGAAAAGAAGTACCGTGTGCGCGGCGGGACGCTGCTGGGAGGGGACCTGTTCGACTTCTGGTTCGGCCCCTTCTATGTCGGCTTCTTCGGCGTGACGACGATCTTCTTCACGGCGCTCGGTACGCTCCTGATCATCTACGGAGCGGCGATCGGGCCGACCTGGAATATCTGGCAGATCAACATCGCGCCACCGGATCTCTCGTACGGCCTCGGCATGGCGCCGTTGGCCGAGGGCGGTCTCTGGCAGATCATCACCTTCTGCGCCGTCGGAGCATTCGTCTCCTGGGCGCTTCGGCAAGCGGAGATATCCCGCAAGCTCGGCATGGGCATGCACATTCCATGGGCATACTCCGTGGCCGTGCTCGCCTACGTCACGCTGGTCATCATCCGCCCGGTGCTGCTCGGGGCCTGGGGGCACGGCTTCCCCTACGGCATCTTCAGCCACCTCGATTGGGTGTCGAACGTCGGGTACCAGTACCTGCACTTCCACTACAATCCGGCGCACATGATCGCCATCACGTTCTTCTTCACGACGTGCCTGGCGCTGGCCATGCACGGCTCGCTGATCCTCTCGGTGACGAATCCGAAGAAGGGCGAGCCGGTGAAGACGAGCGAACACGAGAACGTGTTCTTCCGCGACTTCCTCGGCTACTCGATCGGCGCGATCGGCATCCACCGTCTCGGATTGTTCCTGGCGCTCAGCGCCGGCATCTGGTCGGCGATTTGCATCGTGATCAGCGGGCCCTTCTGGACGAAGGGCTGGCCCGAGTGGTGGGGCTGGTGGCTCAATCTTCCCATTTGGCGCTAA